In one Hymenobacter sp. DG25B genomic region, the following are encoded:
- a CDS encoding DMT family transporter: MLWGFTAILGKLISVPPVELVFWRTLLASVGLAGLLVMRRQQWRVAPAEALRLLAVGALVATHWITFFLAARLSSVSVCLAGMATLALWTSLLEPLLLWRRIRAYEVGLGLLTMVGLYLVSQAELDQLLGLGVAVISAGLSALFSVINSQLVKRHAPLRLTFYEMLGACVSIALFFPVYSHFYTNGAGLHLALKPLDWVWLLLLAGFCTVYAFSTSVELMKRLSAFVINLTINLEPVYGILLAVLIFGSKEKMSGGFYLGTLVILFSVLIHPVLDQWAARRRRKAEAAEVMV, translated from the coding sequence TTGCTGTGGGGGTTCACGGCTATTCTGGGCAAGCTGATTTCTGTGCCGCCGGTGGAGCTGGTGTTCTGGCGCACCCTGCTGGCCTCGGTGGGCCTGGCCGGTCTGCTGGTAATGCGCCGGCAGCAGTGGCGCGTGGCTCCTGCGGAAGCGCTGCGCCTGCTGGCCGTGGGTGCGCTGGTGGCCACGCACTGGATTACGTTTTTCCTGGCCGCCCGCCTGTCGTCGGTCAGCGTGTGCCTGGCTGGCATGGCTACCCTGGCTTTATGGACGTCTTTGCTGGAGCCTTTGCTGTTGTGGCGCCGCATCAGGGCGTATGAGGTGGGGCTGGGCCTGCTGACGATGGTGGGCCTGTACCTGGTGTCGCAGGCGGAACTGGACCAGCTGCTGGGCCTGGGCGTGGCGGTTATTTCGGCGGGCTTATCGGCGCTATTCAGCGTAATAAACTCGCAGCTGGTGAAGCGGCATGCGCCGCTTCGGCTCACGTTCTATGAAATGCTGGGGGCCTGCGTGAGCATCGCCCTTTTCTTCCCGGTATACAGCCATTTCTACACCAACGGCGCCGGTTTGCACCTAGCGCTAAAGCCGCTGGACTGGGTGTGGCTGCTGCTGCTGGCCGGTTTCTGCACGGTCTATGCGTTTTCCACTTCTGTAGAGTTGATGAAGCGCCTGTCAGCCTTTGTTATTAACCTTACCATTAATCTGGAGCCGGTGTACGGCATCCTGCTGGCGGTGCTCATTTTCGGCTCGAAGGAGAAAATGTCCGGTGGGTTTTACCTGGGCACGCTCGTCATCCTGTTCAGCGTGCTTATTCACCCGGTACTGGACCAGTGGGCGGCCCGCCGGCGGCGCAAGGCCGAGGCCGCGGAGGTAATGGTATAA
- a CDS encoding LptF/LptG family permease, whose product MKLLDKYILKKFLTSYLFTVIMLVSVICVIDFTEKNDDFIKHNLGAWQIISEYYVNLFPYFANLLSPITVFIATVFVTARLAARTEIVAMLSSGMSFQRLLVPYIMGATIIGVSIFGLIGWVIPNANKTRVAFERAYIKNPFRFQARNIHIKVGPKSYAYMESYDNVNNVGYRFALETIEGTQLKRRLTANAITWDSTKKAWRLTPQLVHTFDGEKETLRAYPARDTTLNLYPKDFASTYRLSETLTLPELNRYIKQKLDRGSDDTEIYLIEKYERYSYPFAIIILTIIGVILSSRKSRGGVGGQIALGFTLAFVFIIFVILSRNLALVGDLSPMLAAWVPSLVFTLIGTALYRFIPK is encoded by the coding sequence ATGAAGCTCCTCGATAAGTACATTCTCAAGAAATTCCTCACCAGCTACCTCTTCACGGTAATTATGCTGGTGTCGGTTATCTGCGTGATTGATTTCACGGAGAAGAATGACGACTTCATTAAGCACAACCTGGGGGCCTGGCAGATTATTTCGGAGTACTACGTGAACCTGTTTCCGTATTTCGCCAATCTGCTCTCCCCTATCACCGTGTTTATTGCCACGGTATTTGTAACGGCGCGGCTGGCCGCCCGCACCGAAATTGTGGCCATGCTGAGCAGCGGCATGAGCTTTCAGCGGCTGCTGGTGCCCTATATCATGGGCGCTACCATTATCGGGGTTTCCATCTTTGGGCTGATTGGCTGGGTGATTCCCAACGCCAATAAAACCCGCGTAGCCTTTGAGCGCGCCTACATCAAAAACCCATTTCGTTTCCAGGCGCGCAACATCCATATTAAGGTAGGCCCCAAAAGCTACGCATACATGGAGAGCTACGATAACGTGAACAACGTGGGCTACCGGTTTGCGCTGGAAACCATTGAGGGCACCCAGCTCAAGCGCCGCCTCACGGCCAACGCCATTACCTGGGACTCCACCAAAAAAGCCTGGCGCCTCACGCCGCAGCTGGTGCATACGTTTGATGGGGAGAAGGAAACCCTGCGCGCCTATCCCGCCCGTGACACCACCCTCAATCTGTACCCCAAGGACTTTGCCAGTACCTACCGCCTCAGTGAGACCCTCACGCTGCCGGAGCTTAACCGCTACATTAAGCAGAAGCTGGACCGCGGCTCCGATGACACGGAAATCTACCTGATTGAGAAGTACGAGCGGTATTCCTACCCGTTTGCCATCATTATTCTCACCATCATCGGGGTAATTCTGAGCTCCCGGAAATCCCGCGGCGGCGTGGGTGGCCAAATTGCGCTGGGCTTCACGCTGGCTTTCGTGTTCATCATCTTCGTGATTCTGAGCCGGAACCTGGCTTTGGTCGGCGACTTGTCGCCGATGCTGGCGGCCTGGGTGCCCAGTCTGGTCTTCACGCTGATTGGCACCGCCCTCTATCGATTTATTCCCAAGTAG
- the tgt gene encoding tRNA guanosine(34) transglycosylase Tgt yields the protein MTFDLVAQDPHTKARAGVVHTAHGSIETPIFMPVGTVGSVKAVHQRELKEDIKAQIILGNTYHLYLRPGLDVLRQAGGLHKFNGWDRPILTDSGGYQVYSLSKTRKIKEEGVKFRSHIDGSQHLFSPEGVMDIQRVIGADIIMAFDECTPWPCEYDYASRSLDMTHRWLKRCIERFDSTEGLYGYQQTLFPIVQGSTFKDLRVKSAEFVAEQGREGNAIGGLSVGEPAELMYEMTEIVCDILPKDKPRYLMGVGTPANILENIALGVDMFDCVMPTRNARNGMLFTTQGIINIKNKKWEADFSPIDAELGGYASTFYTKSYLRHLFQSTEYLAGMVASVHNLSFYLWLVGEARQRIQTGTFLEWKERMVKQLMVRL from the coding sequence ATGACGTTCGACCTCGTAGCTCAAGACCCCCACACCAAAGCCCGGGCCGGGGTGGTACACACCGCCCACGGCAGCATTGAAACCCCCATTTTTATGCCGGTGGGCACGGTAGGCTCGGTAAAGGCAGTGCATCAGCGCGAGCTGAAAGAAGATATTAAGGCCCAGATTATTCTGGGCAACACCTACCACCTGTACCTGCGCCCCGGTCTGGACGTGTTGCGGCAGGCCGGCGGGCTGCACAAGTTCAACGGCTGGGACCGGCCCATTCTCACCGACTCAGGGGGGTACCAGGTGTATTCGCTCAGCAAAACGCGCAAAATCAAGGAAGAGGGCGTCAAGTTCCGCTCCCACATTGATGGCTCGCAGCATTTGTTTTCGCCGGAAGGCGTGATGGATATTCAGCGCGTGATTGGGGCCGATATTATTATGGCCTTTGATGAATGCACGCCCTGGCCCTGCGAGTACGACTACGCCAGCCGCTCCCTGGACATGACGCACCGCTGGCTGAAGCGTTGCATCGAGCGCTTCGACAGCACCGAGGGCCTGTATGGCTACCAGCAGACGCTGTTTCCCATTGTGCAGGGCAGCACCTTTAAGGACCTGCGCGTGAAATCAGCCGAGTTTGTGGCCGAGCAGGGCCGCGAGGGCAACGCCATTGGCGGCCTGAGCGTGGGCGAGCCGGCCGAACTGATGTATGAGATGACGGAAATTGTGTGCGACATCCTGCCCAAAGACAAGCCCCGCTACCTGATGGGCGTGGGCACGCCGGCCAATATTCTGGAGAACATTGCTCTGGGCGTAGATATGTTCGACTGTGTAATGCCCACCCGCAATGCCCGCAACGGCATGCTATTCACCACGCAGGGCATCATCAACATCAAAAACAAGAAGTGGGAAGCTGACTTCTCCCCTATTGACGCTGAACTGGGCGGCTACGCCAGCACGTTTTACACCAAGTCTTACCTGCGCCACCTGTTTCAGAGCACGGAGTACCTGGCCGGCATGGTGGCCTCGGTGCATAACCTCTCCTTTTACCTGTGGCTGGTGGGCGAGGCCCGGCAGCGCATCCAAACCGGCACCTTTCTGGAATGGAAGGAGCGCATGGTAAAGCAGCTGATGGTCCGGCTGTAA
- a CDS encoding glycosyltransferase, giving the protein MPIPFSPLLWLLIACVLVQLYFMGYYFLPFARRPEELPAEENQAADAEPVSVLVCAHNELENLRRLLPLLLQQEYPPGFEIILIDDRSGDDTYLYVQQLTQYYPHVRLVTVDRTPAGLSPKKYALTLGIKTARYPRMLFTDADCIPATNQWLRLMQRGFAQPADMVVGYSAYAPETGFLNKLIRFETLITGAQYLSFAWRGNPYMGVGRNLAYTRAVFQSTKGFASHIRSLGGDDDLLVQDAVQHGARVAVVAEPAAHTLSEPASRWRAWWLQKRRHLSAGRHYRLADRLRIGNFIGSNLLFYIATIGLLFSRPDWIPLATVWGLRTAAVCITYTYLGRRLDDRQPVFVLPVLDAVYFFYYLALGISLFLYRKLRWK; this is encoded by the coding sequence GTGCCCATCCCATTTTCTCCCTTGTTGTGGCTCCTGATTGCGTGCGTGCTGGTGCAGCTCTACTTTATGGGCTATTATTTTCTACCCTTCGCCCGCCGGCCGGAGGAGCTGCCCGCTGAGGAAAACCAGGCCGCCGATGCCGAGCCGGTTTCCGTGCTGGTGTGCGCCCACAATGAGTTGGAAAACCTGCGCCGCCTGCTACCGCTGCTCCTGCAGCAGGAGTACCCGCCAGGCTTCGAGATTATTCTGATTGATGACCGGTCCGGCGACGACACCTACCTGTATGTGCAGCAGCTCACGCAGTACTATCCGCACGTGCGGCTGGTGACGGTAGACCGCACCCCGGCCGGACTCTCCCCAAAAAAATACGCCCTTACCCTAGGCATTAAAACGGCGCGTTATCCGCGTATGCTTTTCACCGATGCCGATTGTATTCCGGCTACCAATCAGTGGCTCAGGCTGATGCAGCGTGGCTTTGCCCAGCCGGCCGATATGGTGGTGGGATATTCGGCGTATGCACCGGAAACCGGGTTTTTAAATAAATTGATTCGGTTTGAAACCCTGATTACCGGAGCGCAGTATCTGTCGTTCGCGTGGCGGGGCAACCCGTACATGGGCGTGGGGCGCAACCTCGCTTATACCCGCGCAGTCTTTCAATCCACCAAAGGCTTTGCTTCTCACATCCGCAGCCTCGGCGGCGACGACGACCTGCTGGTGCAGGACGCCGTGCAGCACGGGGCCCGCGTGGCCGTGGTAGCCGAGCCGGCGGCGCATACGCTCAGCGAACCAGCCTCCCGCTGGCGCGCCTGGTGGCTGCAAAAAAGGCGGCATCTATCAGCCGGCCGGCATTACCGCCTGGCCGATAGGCTGCGAATAGGAAACTTTATCGGAAGCAATCTGCTTTTTTATATCGCGACGATAGGTTTACTGTTTTCCCGCCCGGATTGGATACCTTTGGCCACGGTGTGGGGGCTGCGTACGGCAGCTGTCTGCATCACTTATACCTACCTGGGGCGGCGGCTCGATGACCGCCAGCCAGTGTTTGTGCTGCCGGTATTAGACGCTGTCTATTTTTTTTATTATCTCGCTCTGGGAATTTCGCTGTTCCTCTACCGCAAACTCCGATGGAAGTAA
- a CDS encoding RNA polymerase sigma factor, whose protein sequence is MEVNNQEIQKQFSAKAKHDFKLIRAAVEQGDEKAYAELMQIYKKPVYHVVLKMVRNPDDAEDLTIEAFAKAFRNLHKFNPEFAFSTWLFRIATNNCIDFIRKNKIKTMSIDSAIKIDNGDEITIDFRDNNLNPQETAIKNQKIEIMQHVVSRLPDKYQRLVTLRYFDELSYEEIAQELKAPLGTVKAQLHRARELLYDMVKNKKHII, encoded by the coding sequence ATGGAAGTAAACAATCAGGAAATTCAGAAACAGTTTTCGGCTAAAGCCAAGCATGACTTTAAGCTGATTCGTGCTGCTGTAGAGCAGGGCGATGAAAAGGCGTACGCTGAGTTGATGCAGATTTACAAGAAGCCGGTGTATCACGTGGTGCTCAAAATGGTGCGCAACCCCGACGACGCCGAGGACCTCACCATTGAAGCCTTTGCCAAGGCCTTCCGTAACCTGCACAAATTCAACCCGGAATTTGCTTTCAGTACCTGGCTGTTCCGCATTGCCACCAACAACTGCATCGATTTTATTCGCAAGAATAAAATTAAAACGATGTCCATTGACTCGGCCATCAAGATTGACAACGGCGACGAAATCACCATTGATTTCCGCGACAACAATCTGAATCCGCAGGAAACCGCCATCAAAAATCAGAAAATCGAAATCATGCAGCACGTGGTATCCCGGCTGCCCGATAAATACCAGCGCCTGGTTACGCTGCGCTATTTCGATGAGCTGAGCTACGAGGAAATTGCGCAGGAGCTGAAAGCGCCTCTGGGCACCGTAAAAGCCCAGCTGCACCGCGCCCGCGAGCTGCTCTATGACATGGTGAAAAACAAAAAGCACATCATCTAA
- the rsmG gene encoding 16S rRNA (guanine(527)-N(7))-methyltransferase RsmG, producing the protein MDILFHYFPHLTDHQRQLFRQLDTEFRSWNERLNLVARTDVDNLAERHFLHSLGIAKVVEFPAGSSVLDVGTGGGLPGLPLAILFPEVKFHLVDSIGKKIRAVQEMARALNLTNLTAEQTRAEQVRHKYDYVVSRAVARLATFHPWIEHSYKPSKDATTGLYYLKGGDLTEEIEEAGLPAHVFDLKDYFQEEFFETKKVVFVPNN; encoded by the coding sequence ATGGACATCCTCTTTCACTACTTTCCCCACCTCACCGACCATCAGCGCCAGTTATTCCGGCAGCTTGATACGGAATTCCGCAGCTGGAATGAGCGCCTGAATCTGGTAGCGCGCACCGACGTGGACAACCTAGCGGAGCGGCACTTCCTGCACTCCCTGGGCATTGCGAAAGTGGTGGAATTTCCGGCAGGCTCGTCGGTGCTGGATGTAGGTACGGGCGGCGGCTTGCCTGGCTTGCCGCTTGCTATTCTGTTCCCGGAGGTGAAGTTTCACCTAGTGGATAGCATCGGCAAAAAGATCAGGGCAGTGCAGGAAATGGCCCGCGCCCTGAACCTGACCAACCTCACCGCCGAGCAAACCCGCGCCGAGCAGGTGCGCCATAAATACGATTACGTGGTGAGCCGCGCGGTAGCCCGCCTGGCCACTTTCCACCCCTGGATTGAGCACAGCTACAAACCCAGTAAAGATGCTACCACGGGCCTCTACTACCTGAAAGGCGGTGACCTGACCGAGGAAATAGAAGAAGCCGGCCTGCCCGCGCACGTCTTCGATTTGAAAGATTATTTCCAAGAAGAGTTTTTCGAGACCAAGAAGGTAGTGTTTGTGCCGAATAACTAG
- a CDS encoding YheT family hydrolase produces MPLVSTSGYQPPMYLFNGHIQTIVPSLWRSVPDVRYQRERVETEDGDFLDLDWSRLSTDEPADTLGIVSHGLEGSAGRPYVRGMVRALNRAGFDALAWNYRSCSGEMNRLLRSYHLGDTDDLDFVVRHALSKLRYRRIFLTGFSAGGNVTLKYLGENPERVPREVKRAAVFSVPTDLKSSSNHISRLENRLYLNNFMKTLREKIRQKAEIMPDKVDVSKLDDLRYFPEFDDQYTAPMHGFKSAEEYYEHASSGRYLSNIRIPTLLVNAENDPFLPPACFPRDVASHSQYVFLETPHEGGHVGFGEGTPDGEYYSERRAIEFLTAEVPA; encoded by the coding sequence ATGCCACTCGTTTCTACCTCCGGATATCAGCCGCCCATGTATCTGTTTAATGGGCATATACAGACGATTGTCCCCAGCCTTTGGCGCTCTGTCCCGGATGTACGCTACCAGCGGGAACGGGTAGAAACTGAGGATGGGGACTTCCTGGACCTGGACTGGTCCCGGCTTTCCACCGACGAGCCGGCCGACACCCTAGGTATCGTCTCGCACGGCCTGGAGGGCAGCGCCGGCCGGCCTTACGTGCGGGGCATGGTGCGCGCCCTCAACCGGGCTGGGTTCGATGCCCTGGCCTGGAACTACCGCAGCTGCAGTGGCGAGATGAACCGCCTGCTCCGCTCCTACCACCTCGGCGACACTGACGACCTGGATTTTGTGGTGCGCCACGCCCTGAGCAAGCTGCGCTACCGCCGTATTTTCCTCACCGGGTTCAGCGCCGGCGGCAACGTTACGCTGAAGTACCTGGGTGAAAACCCGGAGCGGGTGCCGCGCGAAGTAAAGCGGGCCGCCGTTTTCTCGGTGCCTACCGACCTAAAGTCCAGCTCAAACCACATTTCACGCCTGGAAAACCGGTTGTATCTCAACAACTTTATGAAAACGCTGCGGGAAAAAATCCGCCAGAAAGCCGAGATTATGCCCGATAAGGTTGACGTCTCCAAGCTGGACGATTTGCGCTACTTCCCGGAGTTTGATGATCAGTATACGGCTCCCATGCATGGTTTTAAGTCGGCGGAGGAGTACTATGAGCATGCCAGTTCCGGGCGCTACCTCAGCAATATTCGTATCCCCACGCTGCTGGTAAATGCCGAAAACGACCCCTTCCTACCGCCCGCCTGCTTTCCCCGGGACGTGGCCTCCCATAGTCAGTATGTTTTCCTGGAAACCCCGCACGAAGGCGGCCACGTGGGTTTTGGCGAGGGCACCCCGGACGGAGAATACTATTCCGAGCGCCGCGCCATTGAATTCCTCACGGCCGAAGTTCCGGCGTGA
- a CDS encoding MFS transporter, protein MKYLTRTIWLLSLVSLFTDLASEMLYPVMPLYLQSIGFSVALIGVLEGVAEATAGLSKGYFGQWSDRLGRRLPFVRWGYGLSALSKPMLAVLAAPWWVFLARTLDRLGKGLRTGSRDALLSDETTPAFKGRVFGFHRGMDTTGAVLGPAAALVWLAYHPGEYRLLFLLAFLPGLVAVFTTFLVREKSRTRSTQPMQPFWAAFRYWRQAPSSYRRVVGALLVFALFNSSDAFLLLLARQRGLPDAHVIGLYIFYNLVYAVAAFPAGFLADRLGPRRMLIAGLLLFAGVYLGMIWARQPGVLALLFGLYGCYAAATEGVSKAWVSNLCAPTDTGAALGTFAGLSSLAALVASSLAGVLWLWAGAALPFALAGGMAVAVSLFLGMVRIPAARQQKAF, encoded by the coding sequence GTGAAGTACCTGACCCGCACCATCTGGCTGCTTTCCCTGGTGAGCCTGTTCACGGACCTGGCCAGCGAGATGCTGTACCCCGTCATGCCCTTATATCTGCAAAGCATTGGCTTTTCGGTGGCACTGATTGGGGTGCTGGAAGGTGTAGCCGAAGCCACGGCGGGTTTGAGTAAAGGCTATTTCGGGCAGTGGTCGGACCGGTTAGGGCGGCGCCTGCCTTTTGTGCGCTGGGGCTATGGCTTGAGTGCCCTCAGCAAGCCCATGCTGGCCGTGCTGGCGGCGCCCTGGTGGGTTTTCCTGGCCCGGACCCTAGACCGCCTGGGCAAAGGGCTGCGCACCGGCTCCCGCGACGCGTTGCTTTCCGATGAAACTACTCCCGCCTTTAAAGGCCGCGTGTTTGGCTTTCATCGGGGCATGGATACCACCGGCGCGGTGCTGGGGCCGGCCGCCGCGCTGGTCTGGCTGGCCTACCACCCGGGCGAGTACCGACTCTTATTTCTGCTGGCTTTTCTGCCGGGGTTGGTGGCCGTTTTTACCACGTTTCTGGTGCGGGAAAAGTCCCGAACCAGGTCTACGCAGCCTATGCAGCCGTTCTGGGCGGCCTTCCGCTACTGGCGGCAGGCGCCAAGCAGCTACCGCCGGGTGGTGGGCGCGCTACTGGTATTTGCCCTCTTCAATAGCTCCGATGCGTTTTTGCTACTGCTGGCCCGGCAGCGCGGCCTGCCCGATGCGCACGTCATTGGGCTGTATATTTTCTACAACCTGGTATATGCGGTGGCCGCCTTCCCGGCCGGTTTCCTCGCCGACCGGCTGGGCCCCCGCCGTATGCTGATTGCCGGACTCCTGCTGTTTGCCGGCGTGTATCTGGGTATGATCTGGGCCCGCCAGCCCGGTGTACTGGCCCTGCTTTTTGGTTTGTACGGCTGCTATGCGGCGGCTACGGAGGGCGTGAGCAAAGCCTGGGTCAGCAACCTGTGCGCGCCTACGGATACCGGCGCGGCGCTGGGTACCTTTGCCGGACTCAGCAGCCTGGCGGCGCTGGTAGCCAGTTCCCTGGCCGGCGTACTATGGCTGTGGGCAGGTGCCGCCCTGCCGTTTGCGCTGGCAGGCGGCATGGCGGTGGCTGTGAGCCTGTTTCTGGGAATGGTCAGGATTCCAGCCGCCCGGCAGCAAAAAGCTTTCTAA
- the rpsT gene encoding 30S ribosomal protein S20 has product MANHKSALKRIRSNEAKRVLNRYQAKSTRTAVKKLRATTDATQAQELLKKVSSMLDRLAKKNIIHKNKAANNKSKLAKFVKSLAA; this is encoded by the coding sequence ATGGCGAACCATAAATCGGCCCTCAAGCGCATCCGTTCCAACGAAGCTAAGCGCGTACTGAACCGTTACCAGGCTAAATCTACCCGCACTGCCGTTAAGAAACTGCGTGCTACCACCGATGCTACCCAGGCACAAGAGCTGCTGAAGAAAGTATCGTCTATGCTGGACCGCCTGGCCAAAAAGAACATCATTCACAAGAACAAAGCCGCCAACAACAAATCGAAGCTGGCTAAGTTCGTGAAGTCGCTGGCTGCTTAA
- a CDS encoding T9SS type A sorting domain-containing protein — translation MRYFYSLLFFFSLGISSQQAVAQNWRLFRPGLIYSYQVVGKPEVYTLRLDSAFMIGADSVYRFNRIMRPDRFSPELYHKSDNNLFGAQVRFVPGSQEVVLEALTDALQAPVQLLLRPAAAIGSSWQASEGVTAVLSSRTQQTVHGVPDIVATVVLSNGQQVLIGEKLGLLQAPQWLNLDAATASNLQADRVPVTWAESDYYPAHTFDFQPGDEFGYEQYDWIFSLPCAKDYILRRISTREQTQDSLKYTYQEERATRGFGPGSPCNNVYAETIHPRTVGRIAVSLRTGQWADKTHPPLRLLTWEYQKQSTASDPESYILALPLSTNAGTALPGPEYIRVYKRDQTYAIGLDYLAHPQQLSAPVGMVHDNDTWLVYYRRRLPDGTYSTFGNRQQYEVLLPVRAAGSLLTIRAYPNPAAGVVTLDWALPAIKGVRLSLTDLAGRALWQAEPPTGSTQAQVPLAAYPAGLYVVRLEQPGYAPVTLRVQH, via the coding sequence ATGCGGTATTTCTATTCCTTATTATTCTTTTTCAGTCTAGGCATCAGTAGCCAGCAGGCGGTAGCGCAGAACTGGCGCCTATTCCGGCCGGGCCTGATATACTCTTACCAGGTGGTGGGCAAACCTGAGGTCTATACCCTCCGGCTGGATTCCGCCTTTATGATAGGAGCCGACTCGGTGTACCGGTTTAACCGAATTATGCGGCCCGACCGCTTCTCCCCGGAACTGTATCATAAGTCTGACAATAACCTGTTTGGTGCGCAGGTACGTTTTGTGCCTGGCAGCCAGGAAGTCGTGCTGGAAGCATTGACTGATGCCCTGCAAGCGCCCGTGCAACTGCTGTTGCGCCCCGCTGCAGCCATAGGTAGTAGCTGGCAGGCTTCGGAGGGCGTTACGGCGGTACTGAGCAGCCGCACCCAGCAAACGGTTCATGGTGTGCCGGATATAGTAGCTACGGTAGTGCTCAGCAACGGGCAGCAGGTGCTGATAGGGGAGAAACTGGGCTTACTGCAGGCCCCGCAATGGCTTAATCTGGATGCCGCTACGGCTAGTAACCTGCAAGCCGACCGTGTGCCCGTTACCTGGGCCGAATCTGACTATTACCCCGCTCATACCTTCGACTTTCAGCCGGGCGACGAATTCGGGTATGAACAGTATGATTGGATTTTCTCCCTTCCCTGTGCCAAAGACTATATCCTGCGGCGCATCAGCACCCGGGAGCAAACCCAGGATAGCCTGAAATATACCTATCAGGAAGAGCGGGCTACCCGAGGCTTTGGGCCCGGCAGCCCCTGCAATAATGTATATGCTGAAACCATCCATCCCCGCACCGTGGGGCGCATAGCCGTCTCGCTAAGAACCGGGCAGTGGGCCGATAAAACACACCCGCCGCTGCGCCTGCTCACCTGGGAGTACCAGAAGCAAAGCACGGCTTCAGACCCGGAAAGCTATATCCTGGCTCTACCCCTAAGTACAAATGCCGGAACTGCCTTGCCCGGCCCGGAATATATCCGGGTATATAAGCGGGACCAAACTTACGCCATCGGCCTGGACTACCTGGCCCACCCTCAACAACTTAGTGCGCCGGTAGGCATGGTGCATGATAACGATACCTGGCTGGTGTACTACCGCCGGCGCCTGCCGGATGGTACTTATTCCACGTTTGGCAATCGGCAGCAATACGAGGTGCTATTGCCCGTGCGGGCCGCCGGTAGTTTGCTGACAATTCGCGCCTATCCGAATCCTGCGGCAGGAGTAGTTACCCTGGATTGGGCTTTGCCCGCCATAAAGGGTGTCCGGCTCAGCTTAACTGACTTGGCAGGGAGGGCGCTCTGGCAGGCAGAACCGCCGACAGGTAGTACGCAGGCGCAGGTGCCATTAGCGGCCTACCCGGCTGGTCTGTATGTAGTGCGCTTGGAGCAGCCAGGCTATGCGCCCGTAACGCTGCGCGTACAGCATTAG